Proteins encoded in a region of the Orcinus orca chromosome X, mOrcOrc1.1, whole genome shotgun sequence genome:
- the LOC101282802 gene encoding melanoma-associated antigen D4 isoform X2 codes for MAEGSYHKESEGYNVEDMDEGSDEVGEEDMVEGNDYEEFGAFGGYGALTSFDIRILRAFGSLGPGFRILANEPWELENPMLARTLLEAFRMDPETLANEPAARAANVARAASSNQAARAAAAAARATYHQVVANHSVATDQGSGGDTQPMTSAAEAQAATLETSLASPHSSQMLVKSEMATPGAPARSTQPQTSSRAQEAAAEGPSTACAFSQAPRASEMDATRPKTAFLGQNDVFDFTQPAGVSGMAFPRPKRPAPAQEAATEGPSAASGGPQAASAGEGAATRPKTTKSGKALAKTRWVEPQNVVAAAAAKAKMATSIPEPEGAAATSQQSAEPWARMGGKRTKKSKHLDDEYESSEEEREPPAVPPTWRASQPPLTTVRPQMAPRPPMALRSQVPSRHVLCLPPRNVTLLQERANKLVKYLMIKDYKKIPIKRSDMLKDVIREYDEHFPEIIERATYTLEKKFGIHLKEIDKEEHLYILVCTRDSSARLLGKTKDTPRLSLLLVILGVIFMNGNRASEAVLWEALRKMGLRPGVRHPFLGDLRKLITEDFVKQKYLEYKKIPNSSPPEYEFLWGLRARHETSKMRVLRFIAQYQNRDPREWRAHFLEAVDDAFKTMDVDMAEEHARAQMRAQMNIGEEALIGRWSWDDIQVELLTWDEDGDFGDAWSRIPFAFWARYHQYILNSNRANRRGTWRAGVSSGTNGAASTSMLDGPSTSSTIRTRNAARTSASFFSWIQ; via the exons ATGGCTGAGGGAAGCTACCACAAAGAATCTGAAGGGTACAACGTTGAAGACATGGACGAGGGTAGTGATGAAGTCGGGGAGGAAGACATGGTTGAAGGCAACGACTATGAAGAATTTGGTGCTTTTGGAGGCTACGGAGCCCTCACCAGCTTTGACATCCGTATCCTCAGAGCCTTTGGGAGCTTGGGTCCAGGCTTTCGCATCTTAGCG AATGAGCCCTGGGAACTTGAAAACCCTATGCTGGCCAGGACTCTGCTGGAGGCATTTCGGATGGATCCAGAAACACTTGCCAACGAGCCGGCTGCCCGTGCTGCCAACGTAGCCCGGGCCGCCTCCTCTAACCAAGCTGCTcgggccgctgctgctgctgcccgtGCCACCTACCATCAGGTGGTCGCTAACCACTCAGTGGCCACAGACCAGGGCTCAGGAGGCGATACCCAGCCCATGACATCCGCTGCCGAGGCTCAGGCAGCCACCCTTGAGACAAGCCTTGCTTCTCCGCACAGCTCCCAGATGCTAGTCAAGAGCGAGATGGCCACCCCCGGGGCTCCAGCAAGGTCCACGCAGCCCCAGACATCCTCCCGGGCCCAGGAGGCTGCTGCCGAGGGCCCTAGTACGGCCTGTGCTTTCTCCCAGGCCCCACGTGCCAGTGAGATGGATGCCACCCGGCCCAAAACAGCCTTCCTGGGTCAGAACGATGTCTTTGATTTCACCCAGCCGGCAGGTGTCAGTGGCATGGCCTTCCCACGCCCCAAGAGACCTGCCCCGGCCCAAGAGGCTGCCACAGAGGGCCCCAGTGCTGCCTCCGGGGGGCCCCAGGCAGCCTCTGCCGGGGAGGGGGCAGCCACCCGGCCAAAGACGACCAAGTCTGGGAAGGCTCTCGCCAAGACTCGGTGGGTGGAGCCTCAGAATGTTGTGGCAGCAGCTGCTGCCAAGGCCAAGATGGCCACGAGCATCCCTGAGCCTGAGGGTGCAGCTGCCACCTCTCAGCAGAGTGcggagccctgggccaggatggGAGGCAAGAGGACAAAGAAG TCCAAGCACCTGGATGACGAATATGAGAGCAGCGAGGAGGAGAGAGAGCCTCCTGCGGTCCCACCGACCTGGAGGGCATCGCAGCCCCCACTGACAACTGTGCGGCCTCAGATGGCCCCTCGGCCCCCCATGGCCCTGAGGTCCCAGGTACCCTCAAGGCACGTACTGTGCTTGCCACCCCGCAATGTGACCCTTCTGCAAGAGAGG GCAAATAAGTTGGTGAAATATCTGATGATTAAAGACTACAAGAAGATCCCCATCAAGCGCTCAG ACATGCTGAAGGATGTCATCCGAGAATACGATGAACATTTCCCTGAGATCATTGAACGAGCAACGTACACTCTGGAAAAG AAGTTTGGGATCCACCTGAAGGAAATCGACAAGGAAGAACACCTCTACATTCTTGTCTGCACACGGGATTCGTCAGCCCGCCTCCTGGGAAA GACCAAGGACACTCCCAGACTGAGTCTCCTCTTGGTGATTCTGGGCGTCATCTTCATGAACGGCAACCGTGCCAGCGAGG CTGTCCTCTGGGAGGCACTACGCAAGATGGGACTGCGCCCCGG GGTGAGGCACCCATTCCTGGGCGATCTGAGGAAACTCATTACAGAGGACTTTGTGAAGCAGAA GTACCTGGAATACAAGAAGATCCCCAATAGCAGCCCCCCCGAGTATGAGTTCCTCTGGGGCCTGCGCGCCCGCCACGAGACCAGCAAGATGAGGGTGCTGAGATTCATCGCCCAG TATCAGAACCGAGACCCCCGGGAATGGAGGGCTCATTTCTTGGAGGCTGTGGATGATGCTTTCAAGACGATGGATGTGGATATGGCTGAGGAACATGCCAGGGCCCAGATGAGGGCCCAGATGAACATCGGGGAGGAAGCTCTGATTGGACGGTGGAGCTGGGACGACATACAGGTCGAGCTCCTGACCTGGGATGAGGATGGAGATTTTGGTGACGCCTGGTCCAGGATCCCCTTCGCTTTCTGGGCCAGATACCATCAGTACATTCTGAATAGCAACCGTGCCAACAGGAGAGGCACCTGGAGGGCTGGCGTCAGCAGTGGCACCAATGGTGCGGCCAGCACCAGCATGCTCGATGGCCCCAGCACCAGCTCCACCATCCGGACCAGAAACGCCGCCAGAACCAGTGCCAGCTTCTTTTCCTGGATTCAGTAA
- the LOC101282802 gene encoding melanoma-associated antigen D4 isoform X1, which translates to MAEGSYHKESEGYNVEDMDEGSDEVGEEDMVEGNDYEEFGAFGGYGALTSFDIRILRAFGSLGPGFRILANEPWELENPMLARTLLEAFRMDPETLANEPAARAANVARAASSNQAARAAAAAARATYHQVVANHSVATDQGSGGDTQPMTSAAEAQAATLETSLASPHSSQMLVKSEMATPGAPARSTQPQTSSRAQEAAAEGPSTACAFSQAPRASEMDATRPKTAFLGQNDVFDFTQPAGVSGMAFPRPKRPAPAQEAATEGPSAASGGPQAASAGEGAATRPKTTKSGKALAKTRWVEPQNVVAAAAAKAKMATSIPEPEGAAATSQQSAEPWARMGGKRTKKSKHLDDEYESSEEEREPPAVPPTWRASQPPLTTVRPQMAPRPPMALRSQVPSRHVLCLPPRNVTLLQERANKLVKYLMIKDYKKIPIKRSDMLKDVIREYDEHFPEIIERATYTLEKKFGIHLKEIDKEEHLYILVCTRDSSARLLGKTKDTPRLSLLLVILGVIFMNGNRASEAVLWEALRKMGLRPGVRHPFLGDLRKLITEDFVKQKYLEYKKIPNSSPPEYEFLWGLRARHETSKMRVLRFIAQYQNRDPREWRAHFLEAVDDAFKTMDVDMAEEHARAQMRAQMNIGEEALIGRWSWDDIQVELLTWDEDGDFGDAWSRIPFAFWARYHQYILNSNRANRRGTWRAGVSSGTNGAASTSMLDGPSTSSTIRTRNAARTSASFFSWIQQR; encoded by the exons ATGGCTGAGGGAAGCTACCACAAAGAATCTGAAGGGTACAACGTTGAAGACATGGACGAGGGTAGTGATGAAGTCGGGGAGGAAGACATGGTTGAAGGCAACGACTATGAAGAATTTGGTGCTTTTGGAGGCTACGGAGCCCTCACCAGCTTTGACATCCGTATCCTCAGAGCCTTTGGGAGCTTGGGTCCAGGCTTTCGCATCTTAGCG AATGAGCCCTGGGAACTTGAAAACCCTATGCTGGCCAGGACTCTGCTGGAGGCATTTCGGATGGATCCAGAAACACTTGCCAACGAGCCGGCTGCCCGTGCTGCCAACGTAGCCCGGGCCGCCTCCTCTAACCAAGCTGCTcgggccgctgctgctgctgcccgtGCCACCTACCATCAGGTGGTCGCTAACCACTCAGTGGCCACAGACCAGGGCTCAGGAGGCGATACCCAGCCCATGACATCCGCTGCCGAGGCTCAGGCAGCCACCCTTGAGACAAGCCTTGCTTCTCCGCACAGCTCCCAGATGCTAGTCAAGAGCGAGATGGCCACCCCCGGGGCTCCAGCAAGGTCCACGCAGCCCCAGACATCCTCCCGGGCCCAGGAGGCTGCTGCCGAGGGCCCTAGTACGGCCTGTGCTTTCTCCCAGGCCCCACGTGCCAGTGAGATGGATGCCACCCGGCCCAAAACAGCCTTCCTGGGTCAGAACGATGTCTTTGATTTCACCCAGCCGGCAGGTGTCAGTGGCATGGCCTTCCCACGCCCCAAGAGACCTGCCCCGGCCCAAGAGGCTGCCACAGAGGGCCCCAGTGCTGCCTCCGGGGGGCCCCAGGCAGCCTCTGCCGGGGAGGGGGCAGCCACCCGGCCAAAGACGACCAAGTCTGGGAAGGCTCTCGCCAAGACTCGGTGGGTGGAGCCTCAGAATGTTGTGGCAGCAGCTGCTGCCAAGGCCAAGATGGCCACGAGCATCCCTGAGCCTGAGGGTGCAGCTGCCACCTCTCAGCAGAGTGcggagccctgggccaggatggGAGGCAAGAGGACAAAGAAG TCCAAGCACCTGGATGACGAATATGAGAGCAGCGAGGAGGAGAGAGAGCCTCCTGCGGTCCCACCGACCTGGAGGGCATCGCAGCCCCCACTGACAACTGTGCGGCCTCAGATGGCCCCTCGGCCCCCCATGGCCCTGAGGTCCCAGGTACCCTCAAGGCACGTACTGTGCTTGCCACCCCGCAATGTGACCCTTCTGCAAGAGAGG GCAAATAAGTTGGTGAAATATCTGATGATTAAAGACTACAAGAAGATCCCCATCAAGCGCTCAG ACATGCTGAAGGATGTCATCCGAGAATACGATGAACATTTCCCTGAGATCATTGAACGAGCAACGTACACTCTGGAAAAG AAGTTTGGGATCCACCTGAAGGAAATCGACAAGGAAGAACACCTCTACATTCTTGTCTGCACACGGGATTCGTCAGCCCGCCTCCTGGGAAA GACCAAGGACACTCCCAGACTGAGTCTCCTCTTGGTGATTCTGGGCGTCATCTTCATGAACGGCAACCGTGCCAGCGAGG CTGTCCTCTGGGAGGCACTACGCAAGATGGGACTGCGCCCCGG GGTGAGGCACCCATTCCTGGGCGATCTGAGGAAACTCATTACAGAGGACTTTGTGAAGCAGAA GTACCTGGAATACAAGAAGATCCCCAATAGCAGCCCCCCCGAGTATGAGTTCCTCTGGGGCCTGCGCGCCCGCCACGAGACCAGCAAGATGAGGGTGCTGAGATTCATCGCCCAG TATCAGAACCGAGACCCCCGGGAATGGAGGGCTCATTTCTTGGAGGCTGTGGATGATGCTTTCAAGACGATGGATGTGGATATGGCTGAGGAACATGCCAGGGCCCAGATGAGGGCCCAGATGAACATCGGGGAGGAAGCTCTGATTGGACGGTGGAGCTGGGACGACATACAGGTCGAGCTCCTGACCTGGGATGAGGATGGAGATTTTGGTGACGCCTGGTCCAGGATCCCCTTCGCTTTCTGGGCCAGATACCATCAGTACATTCTGAATAGCAACCGTGCCAACAGGAGAGGCACCTGGAGGGCTGGCGTCAGCAGTGGCACCAATGGTGCGGCCAGCACCAGCATGCTCGATGGCCCCAGCACCAGCTCCACCATCCGGACCAGAAACGCCGCCAGAACCAGTGCCAGCTTCTTTTCCTGGATTCA GCAGCGCTGA
- the LOC101282802 gene encoding melanoma-associated antigen D4 isoform X3 — protein MAEGSYHKESEGYNVEDMDEGSDEVGEEDMVEGNDYEEFGAFGGYGALTSFDIRILRAFGSLGPGFRILANEPWELENPMLARTLLEAFRMDPETLANEPAARAANVARAASSNQAARAAAAAARATYHQVVANHSVATDQGSGGDTQPMTSAAEAQAATLETSLASPHSSQMLVKSEMATPGAPARSTQPQTSSRAQEAAAEGPSTACAFSQAPRASEMDATRPKTAFLGQNDVFDFTQPAGVSGMAFPRPKRPAPAQEAATEGPSAASGGPQAASAGEGAATRPKTTKSGKALAKTRWVEPQNVVAAAAAKAKMATSIPEPEGAAATSQQSAEPWARMGGKRTKKANKLVKYLMIKDYKKIPIKRSDMLKDVIREYDEHFPEIIERATYTLEKKFGIHLKEIDKEEHLYILVCTRDSSARLLGKTKDTPRLSLLLVILGVIFMNGNRASEAVLWEALRKMGLRPGVRHPFLGDLRKLITEDFVKQKYLEYKKIPNSSPPEYEFLWGLRARHETSKMRVLRFIAQYQNRDPREWRAHFLEAVDDAFKTMDVDMAEEHARAQMRAQMNIGEEALIGRWSWDDIQVELLTWDEDGDFGDAWSRIPFAFWARYHQYILNSNRANRRGTWRAGVSSGTNGAASTSMLDGPSTSSTIRTRNAARTSASFFSWIQQR, from the exons ATGGCTGAGGGAAGCTACCACAAAGAATCTGAAGGGTACAACGTTGAAGACATGGACGAGGGTAGTGATGAAGTCGGGGAGGAAGACATGGTTGAAGGCAACGACTATGAAGAATTTGGTGCTTTTGGAGGCTACGGAGCCCTCACCAGCTTTGACATCCGTATCCTCAGAGCCTTTGGGAGCTTGGGTCCAGGCTTTCGCATCTTAGCG AATGAGCCCTGGGAACTTGAAAACCCTATGCTGGCCAGGACTCTGCTGGAGGCATTTCGGATGGATCCAGAAACACTTGCCAACGAGCCGGCTGCCCGTGCTGCCAACGTAGCCCGGGCCGCCTCCTCTAACCAAGCTGCTcgggccgctgctgctgctgcccgtGCCACCTACCATCAGGTGGTCGCTAACCACTCAGTGGCCACAGACCAGGGCTCAGGAGGCGATACCCAGCCCATGACATCCGCTGCCGAGGCTCAGGCAGCCACCCTTGAGACAAGCCTTGCTTCTCCGCACAGCTCCCAGATGCTAGTCAAGAGCGAGATGGCCACCCCCGGGGCTCCAGCAAGGTCCACGCAGCCCCAGACATCCTCCCGGGCCCAGGAGGCTGCTGCCGAGGGCCCTAGTACGGCCTGTGCTTTCTCCCAGGCCCCACGTGCCAGTGAGATGGATGCCACCCGGCCCAAAACAGCCTTCCTGGGTCAGAACGATGTCTTTGATTTCACCCAGCCGGCAGGTGTCAGTGGCATGGCCTTCCCACGCCCCAAGAGACCTGCCCCGGCCCAAGAGGCTGCCACAGAGGGCCCCAGTGCTGCCTCCGGGGGGCCCCAGGCAGCCTCTGCCGGGGAGGGGGCAGCCACCCGGCCAAAGACGACCAAGTCTGGGAAGGCTCTCGCCAAGACTCGGTGGGTGGAGCCTCAGAATGTTGTGGCAGCAGCTGCTGCCAAGGCCAAGATGGCCACGAGCATCCCTGAGCCTGAGGGTGCAGCTGCCACCTCTCAGCAGAGTGcggagccctgggccaggatggGAGGCAAGAGGACAAAGAAG GCAAATAAGTTGGTGAAATATCTGATGATTAAAGACTACAAGAAGATCCCCATCAAGCGCTCAG ACATGCTGAAGGATGTCATCCGAGAATACGATGAACATTTCCCTGAGATCATTGAACGAGCAACGTACACTCTGGAAAAG AAGTTTGGGATCCACCTGAAGGAAATCGACAAGGAAGAACACCTCTACATTCTTGTCTGCACACGGGATTCGTCAGCCCGCCTCCTGGGAAA GACCAAGGACACTCCCAGACTGAGTCTCCTCTTGGTGATTCTGGGCGTCATCTTCATGAACGGCAACCGTGCCAGCGAGG CTGTCCTCTGGGAGGCACTACGCAAGATGGGACTGCGCCCCGG GGTGAGGCACCCATTCCTGGGCGATCTGAGGAAACTCATTACAGAGGACTTTGTGAAGCAGAA GTACCTGGAATACAAGAAGATCCCCAATAGCAGCCCCCCCGAGTATGAGTTCCTCTGGGGCCTGCGCGCCCGCCACGAGACCAGCAAGATGAGGGTGCTGAGATTCATCGCCCAG TATCAGAACCGAGACCCCCGGGAATGGAGGGCTCATTTCTTGGAGGCTGTGGATGATGCTTTCAAGACGATGGATGTGGATATGGCTGAGGAACATGCCAGGGCCCAGATGAGGGCCCAGATGAACATCGGGGAGGAAGCTCTGATTGGACGGTGGAGCTGGGACGACATACAGGTCGAGCTCCTGACCTGGGATGAGGATGGAGATTTTGGTGACGCCTGGTCCAGGATCCCCTTCGCTTTCTGGGCCAGATACCATCAGTACATTCTGAATAGCAACCGTGCCAACAGGAGAGGCACCTGGAGGGCTGGCGTCAGCAGTGGCACCAATGGTGCGGCCAGCACCAGCATGCTCGATGGCCCCAGCACCAGCTCCACCATCCGGACCAGAAACGCCGCCAGAACCAGTGCCAGCTTCTTTTCCTGGATTCA GCAGCGCTGA